The window AAGCTTGTTGTAGCAACATCGGCAAGGCTTCCAGCCCTACGTCCCTTATAAACACCACCAAACCCCTGCGCTGCATCTTCCAAAACGAACAGGTCGTGTTTACGGGCAATAGCATTGATCGCATCGTAATCGGCTGGTAGCCCGAACAGGTCGACGGGAATGATGCCTCTAGGAACTAGAGGTTGTTCGATGTTCATTTTTCGTTGTTCGAGGTTGGTTATTGCTTCATCAAGTTTCTGCGGATCGATATTGAAAGTTCTGGGATCGATATCGACGAATACCGGAGTCGCACCAAGTAACGAAATCACTTCGCCGGTAGCAACAAAGGTGAATGGCGTCGTAAAGATCGCATCCCCTGGCCCGACACCATAGGCCATCAAAGCCATCAGCAGCGCATCGGTTCCATTGGCGACACCGATGCAATGCTTAACACCAGTGAACTCGGCAAGTAGTGATTCAAGCTCACCAACTTCCGGGCCCATGATGTACTGACCATGATCCAACACCTTCTGAATCGCTGCATCAATTTGTGGTCTGATCAGTTTCTGTTGAGCTTTAAGATCTATAAAATTTATTTTTTCCATAAGAATCATTCCTAGTAATTTCAATGTCACATATTTAGTTTTGGTCTATACAAACACTGAACTTCTTTTCGTAATGGGCTTATAA of the Deltaproteobacteria bacterium IMCC39524 genome contains:
- a CDS encoding DegT/DnrJ/EryC1/StrS family aminotransferase — encoded protein: MNFIDLKAQQKLIRPQIDAAIQKVLDHGQYIMGPEVGELESLLAEFTGVKHCIGVANGTDALLMALMAYGVGPGDAIFTTPFTFVATGEVISLLGATPVFVDIDPRTFNIDPQKLDEAITNLEQRKMNIEQPLVPRGIIPVDLFGLPADYDAINAIARKHDLFVLEDAAQGFGGVYKGRRAGSLADVATTSFFPAKPLGCYGDGGAIFTDDDELAETMCSIRVHGKGKDKYDNVCIGINGRLDTIQAAVLLPKLEIFPDEIEARQRVADKYTELLSEVPGVVTPHVPEGYGSAWAQYSIVIENRDDLQKKLDERGIPTAVYYPKPLHLQTAYKVLGYSEGDFPVSEKVSQQIVSLPMYPYIPDSDVQIVAAKIKEIRSERFRT